The following proteins come from a genomic window of Trifolium pratense cultivar HEN17-A07 linkage group LG4, ARS_RC_1.1, whole genome shotgun sequence:
- the LOC123922587 gene encoding uncharacterized protein LOC123922587, which produces MGRGSGKVTLKHIQNEKVRTSAFNQRSKGLTKKVSEFSNNFEVEAFLIVYGGDRDGKPMTWPQDPRTLRSMLTKYEQQKNETTPTKFEAKDYFANKKNAVEAEILRVRKKITKNKYPTWGRCFNNLEGEQLKGFINFVDLKIQCCDERINMLKNMEQSDQTSFRENTAHMPDNVTSPQASQPDDTLKQLVSINDMMDFTDVIEWDDPMPQNNVFSSHSSELDDMHSIPQMQTISAPLKSLDNINDMVDFSDVIEWDDLMPQNNGFSSHSSELNVMDSIPQMQPISAPLKSLDNISLPLTSSTSQLGEFVKLDDLMDKSDQDWASQLVDLDDWASNKLDDDDGIVNWLRQPDVFEWQDISFSSEIEQQCAALDVFSQSIYGF; this is translated from the coding sequence ATGGGTCGTGGGAGTGGAAAAGTAACCTTGAAACACATTCAAAATGAGAAAGTTCGTACATCAGCTTTCAATCAGAGAAGTAAAGGATTAACAAAAAAAGTATCAGAGTTTTCTAACAACTTTGAAGTTGAAGCTTTCTTAATTGTGTACGGTGGTGATCGTGACGGTAAACCCATGACTTGGCCACAAGACCCCAGAACACTACGATCCATGCTTACAAAATATGAGCAACAAAAGAATGAGACAACTCCAACGAAATTTGAAGCGAAAGACTATTTTGCAAATAAGAAGAATGCGGTTGAAGCTGAGATATTGAGAGTGCGCAAAAAGATCACAAAGAACAAATATCCAACCTGGGGTAGATGTTTTAACAATTTGGAAGGGGAGCAACTCAAAGGTTTCATCAACTTTGTAGATCTCAAGATTCAGTGTTGTGACGAAAGAATTAACATGTTGAAAAATATGGAACAGAGTGATCAAACTAGTTTCAGGGAAAACACTGCTCATATGCCAGATAATGTTACCTCTCCACAAGCAAGCCAACCTGATGATACTCTGAAACAACTTGTTAGTATTAATGACATGATGGATTTCACGGATGTTATAGAGTGGGATGATCCAATGCCTCAAAATAATGTTTTCTCCTCACATTCAAGTGAACTTGATGACATGCATAGCATTCCTCAAATGCAAACTATCTCTGCTCCTTTGAAGTCACTTGATAATATTAATGACATGGTGGATTTCAGCGATGTTATAGAGTGGGATGATCTAATGCCTCAAAATAATGGTTTCTCCTCACATTCAAGTGAACTTAATGTCATGGATAGCATTCCTCAAATGCAACCTATCTCTGCTCCTTTGAAGTCACTTGATAATATAAGTTTGCCTTTAACTTCATCAACAAGTCAACTTGGTGAGTTTGTGAAGTTGGATGATCTAATGGATAAATCTGATCAGGACTGGGCTAGTCAACTTGTGGATTTGGATGACTGGGCTTCTAATAAgctagatgatgatgatggtattGTGAATTGGCTAAGGCAACCTGATGTGTTTGAATGGCAAGATATTTCCTTTTCATCTGAAATTGAACAACAATGTGCAGCTTTGGATGTCTTTTCCCAATCAATATATGGATTTTAA